From the genome of Zalophus californianus isolate mZalCal1 chromosome 6, mZalCal1.pri.v2, whole genome shotgun sequence, one region includes:
- the LOC113910471 gene encoding 60S ribosomal protein L39, with protein MSSHKTFRIKRFLAKKQKQNRPIPQWIRMKTGNKIRYNSKRRHWRRTKLGL; from the coding sequence ATGTCTTCTCACAAGACTTTCAGAATCAAGCgattcctggccaagaaacaaaagcagaatcgtCCCATTCCCCAGTGGATTCGGATGAAAACCGGTAATAAGATCAGGTACAACTCCAAAAGGAGGCACTGGAGAAGAACCAAGCTGGGTCTGTAA